A single region of the Sorghum bicolor cultivar BTx623 chromosome 7, Sorghum_bicolor_NCBIv3, whole genome shotgun sequence genome encodes:
- the LOC110437261 gene encoding uncharacterized protein LOC110437261, translated as MAAEKTLREFSVPAVTNMATGPAVDTAGKNFELHTGLITMVRASPFCGLPSEDANAHLQHFLELCDTIIIKDITLDVIRLRLFPFSLVGKAKRWFYQDKEAVTMWSFYNGLTPMSKGHLDAAAGGAFLSLTTAGAKALIEKMVEH; from the exons ATGGCCGCCGAGAAGACACTCCGCGAGTTCTCCGTGCCCGCTGTCACCAACATGGCCACTGGCCCCGCTGTTGACACGGCTGGCAAGAACTTCGAGCTACACACCGGCCTGATCACCATGGTGCGGGCGAGCCCATTCTGTGGCTTGCCAAGCGAGGATGCAAATGCACAccttcaacacttcctggagctaTGTGACACGATTATCATCAAGGACATTACTCTTGATGTCATTCGGCTCCGcctctttcctttctccctcgtggggaaggcgaagaggtGGTTCTATCAAGATAAGGAAGCTGTCACCATGTGG AGCTTCTACAATGGGCTCACGCCCATGTCGAAGGGACACCTAGACGCCGCCGCTGGAGGCgcgttcctatcacttaccaccgCCGGGGCCAAGGCCCTGATCGAGAAGATGGTAGAACACTAG